The following coding sequences are from one Marinoscillum sp. 108 window:
- a CDS encoding transporter, with the protein MKNSYLTIAGILCLYLLSYNQIHAQGCVAIRSGCGANVGGGASLQKGQWQAGTNFRYFHSYKHFRGKHEETNRVKEGSEVINDSFFLDFLMSYGLTDRLSLNVALPFVHHNRSSLYEHGGNPKEDDISTVENEFWAGDRHATSSAGLADIRLGMTYWLLDPAESTGTNASIGLGMKFASGDYRAQDEFYNQGDNKDQTILSGVDQSIQPGDGGYGVTLDVQGYHTLSNGVVISANLYYLSNPREYYTLETRGRSRDFSVPDQYAARLGALVMTPIHGLFFYGGGRLEGVPSSDLIGGDEGFRRPGYAISLEPGLTYGIRNTAFNLTVPVAVERNRTRSFSDKESGGHGDAAFADYLINFSFSYRFGKSTPVLESIQSPTGI; encoded by the coding sequence ATGAAAAATTCATACCTAACCATAGCAGGTATCCTATGCCTGTACCTATTATCCTACAATCAGATCCACGCACAAGGATGCGTGGCCATACGCTCCGGATGTGGAGCCAATGTGGGCGGTGGAGCTTCCTTGCAAAAGGGCCAATGGCAAGCCGGAACCAATTTCCGTTACTTTCATTCCTACAAACATTTCCGAGGGAAACATGAAGAAACTAACCGGGTAAAAGAAGGATCAGAAGTGATCAATGACTCATTTTTTCTTGACTTCCTGATGAGCTACGGCCTCACAGACCGACTATCGCTCAATGTAGCTCTCCCTTTTGTGCACCATAACAGATCGTCCCTATATGAGCATGGTGGCAATCCCAAAGAAGATGACATATCCACTGTAGAAAATGAATTTTGGGCTGGAGACAGACACGCTACCAGTAGTGCGGGACTGGCTGACATCAGGCTGGGAATGACCTACTGGCTACTGGATCCTGCGGAAAGTACCGGAACCAATGCATCTATTGGACTGGGGATGAAATTTGCCTCGGGTGACTATCGTGCTCAGGACGAGTTTTATAACCAGGGAGACAATAAGGATCAAACCATCCTCTCCGGTGTGGATCAATCCATCCAACCCGGTGATGGGGGCTATGGAGTTACTTTGGATGTGCAAGGCTACCATACCCTCTCCAATGGGGTGGTCATCAGCGCCAACCTCTACTATCTTTCTAATCCTCGTGAATATTATACCCTGGAAACCAGAGGACGAAGCAGAGACTTCTCTGTCCCAGACCAGTATGCTGCCAGGCTCGGAGCCCTGGTGATGACACCTATACATGGCCTGTTTTTCTATGGTGGTGGCCGACTGGAGGGGGTGCCTTCCAGTGACCTGATAGGAGGCGACGAAGGTTTTAGAAGACCTGGGTATGCGATCTCTCTGGAGCCAGGACTGACCTACGGCATCAGAAATACGGCCTTCAATCTTACAGTACCTGTGGCCGTGGAGCGAAACCGCACCAGAAGTTTTTCAGACAAAGAAAGTGGTGGACATGGTGATGCCGCTTTTGCCGACTACCTGATCAATTTTAGCTTTTCCTACAGATTTGGGAAAAGCACTCCGGTACTGGAATCAATTCAATCGCCAACGGGCATTTAA
- a CDS encoding Gfo/Idh/MocA family protein, translating to MKRRTFVKNTALAAGALSFPNILRGGINQHNKINIGVIGCNGMGWSDTNSLLKMPEVDLVGICDVDEGVIAKRLVDYQKLRTNKPTQYGDYRELLNDKKLDAVVIGTPDHWHCKQMVDAVRAGKHVYVEKPVANTIEECGIMVDAARDTGKVVQTGQWQRSGPHYRKAREIVQSGVLGKIRVVKTWAYQGWMGAIPVVSDGPVPEGVDYKTWLGPAPARPFNQNRFHFNFRWFWDYAGGLMTDWGVHEIDIALWIMEEKAPISVVASGGKLAYPDDASETPDTLQAIYQYKDFNMLWEHATGIDYGPYGRREGIAFIGNNGTLVVDRSGLEVLVERESIGYSNKGESKMSPVAPVTKPDAENYLDMHTQNFVAAMKANDPGLLNTPIDSGSIAAINAQMGNIAFKTGEKVYWDQEAGKFKNNPEANQYLMANYQNGWKVSR from the coding sequence ATGAAACGACGCACATTTGTCAAAAACACCGCACTGGCTGCCGGAGCACTCTCTTTTCCTAACATTCTCAGAGGCGGGATCAACCAACACAATAAGATCAATATTGGGGTAATTGGTTGCAATGGCATGGGATGGTCCGATACCAATTCCCTGCTAAAAATGCCGGAAGTGGACCTGGTGGGTATTTGCGATGTGGATGAGGGTGTGATTGCGAAAAGGCTGGTGGATTACCAAAAGCTGAGAACCAACAAACCCACACAATATGGAGACTATCGGGAGCTTCTCAATGATAAGAAACTAGATGCAGTAGTCATCGGCACCCCTGATCACTGGCACTGCAAGCAAATGGTGGATGCCGTGCGAGCTGGCAAGCATGTATATGTAGAGAAGCCAGTGGCCAATACCATTGAAGAGTGCGGAATCATGGTAGACGCTGCCCGTGACACAGGCAAGGTGGTGCAGACTGGTCAGTGGCAGCGGAGTGGTCCGCATTATCGGAAGGCCAGAGAGATTGTGCAGTCGGGAGTTCTGGGCAAGATCAGGGTGGTGAAGACCTGGGCATATCAGGGCTGGATGGGTGCCATTCCGGTGGTATCTGATGGGCCGGTGCCAGAGGGGGTAGATTATAAAACATGGCTCGGTCCTGCCCCAGCCAGACCGTTCAATCAAAACAGATTTCATTTCAATTTCAGATGGTTTTGGGACTATGCCGGAGGGCTGATGACCGACTGGGGCGTGCACGAAATAGACATTGCCCTTTGGATCATGGAGGAGAAGGCCCCGATCTCGGTGGTGGCTTCCGGAGGCAAGCTGGCCTATCCTGATGATGCTTCCGAAACGCCAGACACCCTGCAGGCGATCTATCAGTATAAAGACTTCAACATGCTGTGGGAGCACGCCACCGGTATCGATTATGGGCCATACGGTCGCCGTGAGGGCATAGCTTTCATTGGCAACAATGGCACCTTGGTGGTGGATCGATCCGGTCTGGAAGTTCTCGTGGAACGCGAATCAATCGGATACTCTAACAAAGGGGAATCAAAAATGAGCCCTGTTGCGCCGGTGACCAAACCTGACGCAGAGAATTACCTGGACATGCACACGCAGAACTTTGTGGCAGCTATGAAAGCCAACGATCCAGGGCTGCTCAATACACCGATCGATTCAGGGAGTATAGCCGCCATCAATGCGCAAATGGGAAATATAGCTTTTAAAACCGGAGAGAAGGTCTATTGGGACCAGGAGGCAGGGAAGTTTAAGAACAACCCGGAAGCCAATCAATACCTGATGGCCAACTACCAGAATGGCTGGAAGGTGAGTAGGTAG
- a CDS encoding energy transducer TonB produces MELKKNAAYDLEPKTPLFFSIGLVIALVLVTAAFEWRGQYEPLDLGSREPVWEQAYIVPNTVIPAPKPPEPMPVKKQQVITQPPIIVEGSELESYIEETEPIDDIPFDDIPIEPSPEVDNNVYMGELIETQASFPGGLSAFYEYVATNIKYPKRAKTMDVTGTVYVQFIIDKDGSLTELKTLKGIGLGCDEEAIRVLENSPKWNPGKQRGRAVKVRMVLPITFSLAH; encoded by the coding sequence ATGGAACTCAAGAAAAATGCAGCGTACGATCTGGAGCCTAAAACTCCACTATTCTTCAGCATTGGCCTGGTTATCGCCCTGGTGCTGGTCACAGCGGCCTTCGAATGGCGCGGCCAGTACGAGCCCCTTGATTTGGGATCTCGTGAACCTGTCTGGGAACAGGCCTATATAGTGCCAAACACGGTGATCCCGGCCCCCAAGCCACCTGAGCCAATGCCTGTGAAAAAGCAGCAGGTAATCACCCAACCACCCATTATCGTGGAGGGCAGTGAGCTGGAATCTTATATTGAAGAGACAGAACCCATAGACGACATTCCATTTGACGACATCCCGATAGAGCCATCGCCAGAAGTGGACAACAACGTGTATATGGGCGAGCTTATCGAGACACAAGCCAGCTTTCCGGGAGGGTTATCTGCATTTTATGAGTATGTGGCCACCAATATCAAGTATCCTAAAAGGGCAAAGACTATGGATGTGACCGGGACTGTCTATGTACAATTTATCATAGACAAAGACGGATCCCTCACAGAATTAAAGACGCTGAAAGGAATAGGACTCGGCTGTGACGAGGAAGCCATAAGAGTGCTCGAAAACAGTCCCAAATGGAATCCGGGCAAGCAACGCGGCAGAGCTGTGAAAGTACGAATGGTGTTACCGATTACTTTTTCTCTGGCACATTAA
- a CDS encoding mechanosensitive ion channel domain-containing protein — protein MKFIEFLKSTDSLTIQLLITAALVLLYAILNKVTSRLIKRYGKRREISTPRVVYTTKYFRFVLVVFILLLLGLTWDISFEGLSVYFLSFFTVAGIGLFAAWSILSNITAAILLFFYFPYRIGDRIRIVDGDNSIEGIVNDLNMFSIIIKNDEGQKVTYPNNLALQKAIILIND, from the coding sequence ATGAAATTTATTGAGTTTCTCAAATCAACGGATAGTTTGACCATCCAGCTTCTGATCACAGCTGCATTGGTGCTGCTGTATGCCATCCTCAATAAAGTGACTTCCAGACTCATCAAGCGCTATGGGAAGCGAAGAGAAATATCCACACCACGCGTGGTTTATACCACCAAATATTTTCGGTTTGTGCTGGTGGTGTTTATCCTCCTGCTCTTGGGGTTGACCTGGGATATTTCATTTGAGGGGCTTTCTGTTTACTTTTTGTCATTCTTCACCGTGGCAGGCATCGGCCTGTTTGCGGCCTGGTCCATCCTGAGTAATATCACTGCGGCCATCCTGTTGTTTTTTTATTTTCCTTATCGCATTGGAGACCGGATCCGCATTGTGGATGGCGACAATTCCATTGAGGGCATTGTCAACGACCTTAACATGTTTTCCATTATAATCAAAAACGATGAAGGCCAGAAAGTGACATACCCCAATAACCTGGCTTTGCAGAAAGCGATTATTTTGATCAATGACTAA
- a CDS encoding Txe/YoeB family addiction module toxin, producing MTLVFTANAWEDYVYWQKVDRKMVKKINDLIKVIKRTPFDGIGKPEPLRYDLAGHWSRRIDLEHRLVYRVSGDELLIYACRYHYD from the coding sequence GTGACGCTGGTTTTCACAGCAAATGCCTGGGAGGACTATGTCTATTGGCAAAAGGTTGACAGAAAGATGGTCAAAAAAATCAATGACCTTATTAAAGTCATCAAAAGAACACCGTTTGACGGCATTGGCAAGCCCGAGCCCCTTAGGTATGATCTTGCCGGACATTGGTCCAGACGGATTGATTTAGAGCACCGACTTGTTTATCGGGTAAGCGGGGATGAATTACTGATTTATGCCTGTCGCTATCATTATGACTGA
- a CDS encoding type II toxin-antitoxin system Phd/YefM family antitoxin, translated as MIAANYSEFRAGLKKYLDHVEEDNETLVIKRKSGKGTVLISLEEYNSIMETLHLLNSRKNADRLYESIEQMKSGKTHKPNPEQLK; from the coding sequence ATGATAGCAGCAAATTATTCAGAGTTTAGAGCGGGATTGAAAAAATACCTTGATCATGTTGAAGAAGATAATGAAACCTTAGTGATCAAAAGGAAAAGCGGGAAAGGCACGGTATTAATTTCACTCGAAGAGTACAACTCTATCATGGAGACCCTGCACTTACTCAATTCCAGAAAAAATGCCGATCGCCTTTATGAGTCCATCGAGCAAATGAAATCAGGTAAAACCCACAAGCCAAACCCTGAACAACTAAAGTGA
- the clpB gene encoding ATP-dependent chaperone ClpB translates to MNFNNYTIKSQEALQKATEIASGGGQQVIETGHLMKAILVSDENLISFLLKKLGATRQLLDGKLDELINTYPKVSGGQPYLSSQAHQALQKAEKYLKDFGDEYVAVEHIILGLLAGGDKTAQVLKDVGFEEKPLIKAIKELRGGDKVTDQNAESKYRSLERYSINLNELAKKGKIDPVIGRDEEIRRMLQILARRTKNNPILLGEPGVGKTAIVEGMAQRIVDGDVPETLKSKVIISLDMGLLVAGAKYKGEFEERLKAVIKEVTDSDGEIILFIDEIHTLIGAGGGGEGAMDAANLLKPALARGELHAIGATTLKEYQKYIEKDKALERRFQSVIVDEPSVPDAISILRGIKDKYEVHHGVRIKDDAVIAAVELSNRYISDRFLPDKAIDLMDEAASKLRIEIDSLPEELDELNRKIMQLEIEREAIRREKDKQKENELSKEIADLTGRRNELKAKWENEKAVIQGLRSEKENIERYKTEAEQAERSGDFGLVAEIRYGKIVESEKKLEAYKQQLSDMQGEKSLLKEEVDSEDIAEVIARWTGIPVSKMLQSDREKLLHLETELGKRVAGQEEAIMAVADAVRRSRAGLHDPKRPIGSFIFLGTTGVGKTELAKALADYLFNDENAMVRIDMSEYQERHAVSRLIGAPPGYVGYDEGGQLTESVRRKPYSVILLDEIEKAHPDVFNILLQVLDDGRLTDNKGRLANFKNTIIIMTTNIGSGLIQERFENLTDENAEGLIEETKKEVFELLKRSVRPEFLNRVDETIMFRPLSKADLRKIVAIQFKLIQKRLEENGIKIEADNKVLDHLGKIGFDPQFGARPLKRVLQREILNELSKDILSGKILKDAVIGVTLSENNTIEFINLDEVEVE, encoded by the coding sequence ATGAACTTCAATAACTATACTATAAAATCACAGGAGGCCCTACAAAAGGCTACGGAAATAGCCAGCGGTGGTGGTCAGCAAGTCATCGAAACCGGTCACCTCATGAAGGCGATCCTGGTGTCAGATGAAAACCTGATCTCATTTTTGCTGAAGAAGCTGGGAGCCACAAGGCAGCTGCTAGATGGTAAGCTGGATGAGCTCATCAATACCTATCCTAAGGTTTCAGGTGGTCAACCTTACCTATCCAGTCAGGCACACCAGGCCTTACAAAAAGCTGAGAAGTACCTCAAGGATTTTGGAGATGAGTATGTGGCCGTGGAGCATATTATTTTGGGCCTTCTTGCCGGGGGTGATAAGACTGCCCAGGTGTTGAAGGATGTAGGGTTTGAGGAGAAGCCACTCATCAAGGCGATCAAGGAACTACGTGGAGGAGATAAGGTTACTGACCAGAATGCTGAGTCTAAATATCGGTCTTTGGAGCGCTATTCCATTAACCTCAACGAGCTGGCCAAAAAGGGTAAGATTGATCCGGTAATTGGGCGAGATGAAGAAATCAGGCGCATGCTCCAGATCCTGGCCAGGAGGACCAAAAACAATCCCATCCTGCTAGGAGAGCCCGGAGTGGGAAAAACGGCGATTGTGGAGGGAATGGCGCAGCGAATTGTGGACGGAGACGTGCCTGAGACGTTAAAATCCAAGGTCATTATTTCTCTGGACATGGGACTGCTGGTGGCAGGAGCCAAATACAAGGGAGAGTTTGAGGAGCGTCTAAAAGCCGTGATCAAAGAGGTGACAGATAGCGATGGTGAGATCATCTTGTTCATAGATGAGATTCACACCCTGATCGGTGCCGGAGGAGGTGGCGAAGGAGCCATGGATGCCGCCAATTTACTGAAACCAGCACTTGCCCGCGGAGAACTCCATGCCATTGGAGCCACTACGCTCAAGGAGTATCAGAAATATATAGAAAAGGATAAAGCGCTGGAGCGTCGGTTTCAGTCTGTGATCGTGGATGAACCATCTGTTCCAGATGCCATCTCTATTCTTCGGGGTATTAAGGACAAATACGAAGTACACCATGGAGTAAGGATAAAGGATGATGCGGTCATAGCGGCGGTAGAGCTTTCCAACAGGTACATCTCTGATCGGTTTTTACCGGATAAGGCCATTGACCTGATGGACGAGGCAGCTTCTAAGCTTCGGATAGAAATAGACTCACTGCCTGAGGAATTGGATGAGTTGAACCGGAAAATCATGCAGCTCGAGATCGAGCGGGAGGCTATTCGCAGGGAAAAGGATAAGCAGAAGGAGAATGAGCTGAGCAAGGAGATTGCAGACCTTACAGGCAGGCGAAATGAGCTGAAAGCCAAGTGGGAAAACGAAAAGGCGGTAATCCAGGGATTGCGTTCGGAAAAAGAGAATATAGAACGATACAAGACCGAGGCTGAGCAGGCAGAGCGCTCTGGTGATTTTGGTCTGGTAGCAGAGATCAGGTATGGTAAGATCGTAGAGTCAGAAAAGAAACTAGAAGCCTACAAGCAACAGCTTTCGGACATGCAGGGTGAAAAATCTCTGCTAAAAGAGGAAGTGGACAGTGAGGATATTGCTGAAGTGATCGCCAGATGGACGGGAATACCAGTGTCTAAAATGCTCCAGAGTGATCGGGAAAAACTCTTGCATTTGGAGACAGAGCTGGGTAAACGGGTAGCAGGTCAGGAGGAGGCCATTATGGCCGTGGCTGATGCGGTTCGCAGAAGCAGGGCTGGTCTGCACGACCCCAAAAGGCCCATCGGATCGTTTATCTTTTTGGGTACCACGGGAGTAGGTAAGACCGAGCTGGCCAAAGCACTGGCTGATTACCTTTTCAATGATGAGAACGCCATGGTGCGCATAGATATGTCTGAGTACCAGGAACGTCACGCCGTGAGTAGACTTATAGGTGCACCTCCAGGATATGTAGGCTATGATGAAGGTGGACAGTTGACCGAATCAGTCAGGAGAAAACCTTACAGTGTGATCCTGCTTGACGAAATAGAAAAGGCGCATCCTGATGTGTTTAACATCCTGCTGCAGGTGCTGGATGATGGGCGACTGACGGACAATAAGGGCCGGTTGGCCAATTTCAAGAATACAATTATCATTATGACCACCAACATCGGTTCAGGTCTGATTCAGGAGCGGTTTGAAAACCTGACGGATGAAAATGCTGAAGGATTGATTGAAGAGACCAAAAAAGAAGTTTTTGAGTTACTCAAACGATCTGTGCGTCCGGAATTCCTGAATCGTGTGGATGAAACCATCATGTTCAGACCGCTGAGTAAGGCAGATCTGAGAAAGATTGTTGCGATCCAGTTTAAGCTGATTCAGAAAAGACTGGAAGAGAATGGCATCAAGATCGAAGCGGATAACAAGGTGCTGGATCACCTGGGTAAGATTGGTTTCGACCCTCAGTTTGGAGCCCGACCCCTTAAGCGTGTTTTGCAGCGAGAGATTCTCAATGAGCTATCCAAGGATATTCTCAGTGGGAAGATTCTAAAGGATGCCGTAATCGGTGTTACTTTATCTGAAAACAACACGATAGAGTTTATTAACCTCGATGAGGTAGAAGTTGAGTAA
- a CDS encoding carboxypeptidase-like regulatory domain-containing protein has product MSLVLKTVAQDEHPVIGVLVDSATRQPVQFAHVTNYSTNQLTVTNVQGRFRIPASVGDTIVFSIVGYQTLGWIARQEWLDKEISLALPQDTLLLNDVIVQNIPTEEIFKRKILNYQPEDTSFWYHGMPLPVAKEDPMLNEKTIKNPLYMATHPLSAMYYNFSKQEKEKRKYHRVIQNEHREQRVSAKFSREWVHEVTALEGNELTDFIFYCDYSLDYLDKTPLYLIREDLLAKLTEFKRDQRG; this is encoded by the coding sequence ATGTCGCTGGTACTGAAAACCGTGGCACAGGACGAGCACCCCGTTATTGGAGTGCTGGTGGACTCAGCCACTCGCCAACCGGTGCAGTTTGCACATGTAACCAACTACTCCACCAATCAGCTCACCGTCACCAATGTCCAGGGCCGGTTCCGCATTCCGGCGAGTGTAGGTGATACCATCGTGTTTTCCATTGTGGGATATCAAACACTTGGCTGGATCGCCCGGCAGGAGTGGCTGGACAAGGAAATTAGCCTAGCCCTTCCCCAGGATACCCTTTTGCTGAATGACGTCATCGTACAAAACATTCCCACAGAAGAGATATTCAAAAGAAAAATACTCAACTACCAGCCCGAAGACACCTCCTTCTGGTATCATGGGATGCCCTTGCCTGTGGCCAAAGAAGACCCCATGCTCAATGAGAAAACGATCAAAAATCCATTATACATGGCCACACATCCACTCTCTGCCATGTACTACAATTTCAGCAAGCAGGAAAAGGAGAAGCGGAAATATCACCGGGTCATCCAAAATGAACACAGAGAGCAACGTGTATCTGCCAAATTTTCCAGGGAATGGGTACATGAAGTAACGGCACTGGAAGGTAACGAACTCACGGATTTCATTTTTTACTGTGACTATTCTCTGGATTATCTGGACAAAACGCCTCTTTATCTAATTCGGGAAGATCTGCTGGCCAAACTCACCGAGTTTAAACGTGACCAGCGAGGTTGA